The Colias croceus chromosome 6, ilColCroc2.1 genome contains the following window.
attatttttacaaataaattggtAATAACTTTTAACAAATGTCAAATCTGTCTTATATTTTCATGGGTATATCGTTAGCCTGTTATCTCAAACTGATATGATTTTTGTGAGATacaagtattatattatttctttttatttataatctataatttttatattcaattcTTATATAGGATTAATTCTATGAACATTTAACGGAATAACAAATTAAGACAAATTGTACAacattaaaaatctaaaactatcctatcaatattttcatagaatgttgttttaaatatgtatttcataaTTGTATGATCACTAATCAAGGGTTCTCCCCACAGTATTCGGCATGGTGATCACAATTGGTCAAGCAATTGTGTACGTCATGACTGGCATGTACGGAGAGCCGAGCGAGATCGGCGCCGGTGTCTGCCTGCTCATCATTATACAGCTGTTTGTTGCTGGTCTCATTGTGTTGCTGCTTGACGAACTTTTGCAAAAAGGTTTGTATTACTATACTATACTCAAAATTTCTATGAAGGGCAGTCCCGTTGTGTTTTGACATAGGAATTAAGTTCTATTTTGATTTTCTTgttttaagttaataatttctGGTTGTTGTCTGGTAATCatgacttttttattaaaattcaaattattttgtaggATATGGTCTTGGCTCCGGTATTTCCCTGTTCATTGCCACAAACATCTGTGAAACTATTGTGTGGAAGGCATTCTCCCCCGCTACTGTTAACACTggtatgtatttgtttttatactcAGTTgcttgtaatttatttgttttgtatatagagttttgcataatttattataattaacttatttgaatgtttttttttgtcagtTCTAAATGtagctatttttattaatagcttAATTAGTGTTTATAATTaagctattattaaaaatgttacaatatgCACAATGTTAACTAACATTCAGTTTCTCTTATAATTGGTAcctctaaaaatatattcttataagaaatttttcttgtttataTACAAACAAGAAAAATTTCTTATAGCACAATGTCTTAAATTTTCGCTCTTCCTAACAGGCCGTGGTACAGAGTTCGAAGGTGCAGTCATTGCTCTGTTCCACTTATTGGCCACTCGACCGGACAAAGTTAGGGCTCTGCGTGAGGCCTTCTACCGCCAGAACCTGCCCAACTTGATGAACTTGCTCGCTACTGTACTAGTGTTCGCTATAGTCATATACTTCCAGGTGAGTTGATTATTGttaactttattttgtttttttcttttataggtTTTCatcacagttgacagatatgtactacgtatatacagttaggaaactaagcccccccccccccccatgaaattatgacgtatagctatagggctgttactttttgatatttaaccgacttgaaaaataaaggagaaggttatcaattcggcctgtatatttctgtttgctttttttcacagttgattttgtggtaatttggagttaaaatacaaaaatggtgtagcctaaatatgaatttacaagaagaaacaatccgaattaatacagcttgtaaaagtaaatacgtttttatcagtgctatatttcgaaatcttgttttgttatggacgccgaaggctatttaatgtacctaaattatttataatgcttgatatttgtattatacatatattcaataattattttaaaccagaatttacaatacttgtatgtaggtatacctactaaattatttttaaaacgataaattaaattaaattaaaaaacacaaaatatgcaaaaataaattaaaattattattatacgagcatagaacctctacctttttgttttaggaagaaaaagaaaatagtttgacaggcttagtgcttgacaaagtggagacgccacgtatcgataaaaatacaataattataatatctatctttttcttccctaatatttacgtaattatgcacataaatttaaacaagatttttttaaggtttcctttttttatattttcgtgctcttctagattgcgtaaaaataGATGCGACCTTTATACAGACTAGACTCCTAATAGtgactatttgtagctatcattttggtagaaaatatgtcaacttaatttaaaactcatgctgccatatctatagaaattaaaaaatagtctcttaacttgtagtcagatacggtatttacaaataaatttattgaaagggctacaaactgatacaatcgatatttatttacttaatgtgaattgacatcactttaaacttttttccatactatattcaaaatctatggatgtgtcacccgctactatcgatccccctcaataccctcgaaaacacgcttgatggggggggagccatttcgaacattttgtatgaagtttccttactgtatgtatctgtatattgtgttttcATGGTGTTTATGATccgatatttttaaatatatgagattaaatatcttatttgatattttatgataagtaTCATGTTAAAggattttacaattcaaacaGTAACAAGGAAGATTTATGATCATATGTTTTCCATATAATCGCATTTGTTTGGTgacaaaattactttttaatcattgataattagattatttaaatatagttaatcctaaaataatgaaagttaGTTGGAATTTTGTAAACGAACAAGATTAAGTAATTACAGTAATcacttaacataatattatgatctaaTGTAAATAACATTCAGTTGAGTTTAATTAtggtttttattgttttgtatgttaagttatatttgtttGAGTATTTCCTAAAAAAATACCAAGTGATGTCATTAATGACCTACATTGCACTTTTTAAAAAAGTGCAATGTAGGTCACATTGcacttttttgtattattaactagcttatcgcccgcggcttcgcccgctttgtctaaaacctaataaattatttacttaaaacttcctcttgaatcactctatctattaaaaaaaacgcatcaaagtCCGTTGCGTagctttaaagatttaagtatacaaagggacatagggacagagaaagcgaatttgttttatactatgtagtgataaaataatgaatatactatttttttctatttttgttaCCAGGGCTTCAGAGTGGATCTACCAATCAAGTCTGCCCGCTACCGTGGCCAGTACTCGTCGTACCCCATCAAGCTGTTCTACACCTCAAACATACCTATCATCTTGCAATCTGCTCTCGTTTCTAATCTTTATGTCATCTCTCAGgttaattgatgtttttgtttttttaataaattatttaggtacttattaaagatttaaataagTTGTAATTATAACTTTGACAAAAATCTACTAGTTTCATTcacaaattttatgtaaaatttataatttgattaaaGTAACTTGACTACATACACCTACACAAACATTTAGGGGGATTTTTGACActattttgcaataatataCGATTCAAGTTCAGCAAAAGTCTTTTGTTTCATAACACATTAGCCACAGAAGCTACCTGTACAGCGACAGTCTTTTGTTGTAAACAGACTTACTATTCCCTCATCCGACAGATGTTTGCCATCAAGTACACCATTATCCACAATAATTCTATCCGTCACCAACAGATGTTAGCGGTCAAGTTCAGCGGCAACTTCCTAGTGAACTTGCTGGGCGTGTGGGCGGACGTGGGTGGCGGCGGGCCAGCCCGGGCCTACCCGGTCGGAGGCCTGTGCTACTACTTCAGCCCCCCGGAGTCACTAGCGCACATAGCCCAGGACCCATTACACGCAGTGCTCTATATATTCTTTATGCTGGGGTCGTGTGCGTTCTTCTCCAAGACTTGGATCGATGTGAGCGGCTCGTCGGCTAAGGATGTGAGTGCTTTTTTTTACTGACGTTATATAAGTTTGAGCTTTTTGGAGcagcttttgttttttttttgaattagtctatctaatctaatctaatatttatatttctaatattttctattttctatctaatatatattataaaggcgaaagtttgtatggatgtctggatgtttgttactctttcacgtaaaaactactgaaccgattacaatgaaatttagcacacatatagagggtaacttggattaacacataggatagtttttatcccacgggaacgggaactatgcgggttttcctttgcaaacgcgggcgaagccgcgggcggaaatctagttagtTATATGGTTACATTTCTATCAGCAGTATCTATTTTtagttttgaattaaaattatacttaaattGTCAGTTGTAGGTTTTTATTTCGATTGGCAGTGATAGTCACTTTTGAAGTTGAGTAGGATGAATGTTAGaatgctataataatattattataggcatTGTTGTAGTGTGGTTAtaagtattgtaaattaaaaatccaTGCGTGATAAAACATATTTGTGGTTTTGTTACAGCAGatcaatttacataaatattatacgcCTAAACtacaatttaatgaaaaaaaaaaaaattttattttctattctaaAACGTCGTTTTTGTATTGCACTTAGGTCGCCAAGCAACTGAAAGAACAACAGATGGTCATGCGCGGTCACCGTGACAACTCGATGATCCACGAGTTGAACAGATACATCCCAACCGCAGCTGCGTTCGGAGGGCTTTGTATCGGCGCGCTCTCAGTACTGGCCGACTTCCTCGGAGCCATCGGCTCGGGAACAGGAATACTCCTCGCCGTCACCATCATCTACCAGTACTTCGAGATCTTCGTCAAGGAACAGGCGGAGATGGGCGGCATGAGCACGCTCTTGTTCTAAGTTAATCGTAGGGACGACTCGCGCGGGGTTGTGCGGATTCGAAAATGGAACTCCGATTCGAACGGCGCTGACAGCGCGCCAAAAACCAGCCTGTATAAATTTCGTCGATCAACTTCTTCTAATATTGTATAGTCTGTATCCGCAACAAGATTTCGACGACCCTGAATCATGAGCGaattatttagttataaatGTTGTAGTGTGAGGTTTCGTAGTACGCGCGTGTCTGTTCCGGTTCAGTGTGCGAACGAGTGggttatgtgctatttatatGAGATgaactttataataaataatttacgacACGTACAGATTTTTGATTTAAGCTCCCTTCGTTGTAATCGCTAGGTTAAGACGTCGCTCTCAATGTTTACCATTAAGACTTAAAATCTATTCCATTATCCGACTTTGCTAAGACTCACTTGCAAAACTTATATAGTTAAGTTAGGGttggatttatttttctcCTTAATATCCTGTGAGTAGACATATCGAAAGTACAAGCGAAATTTGTTTCTAAAttttgtgttgtgaatttatttttatgactgTTAATCATGTATAGACagtagttaatatttttaaataaaaatatattaaagctatgttccatttatttaaatcacatttataatttagtatAAATGACATTTATAATAGTGTACCTACATGCACTTAGATTCAAATTGTTACCcaaaaattattcatagaATACCTATTCGTTTAATTTACCTTGATGACATGACACTGTGTACTCATTTTCCAACCAAGAAGACTAGGCAAGATTAGATGGAAATTAGTGAAAGCTCGTCTGGTTACTTTTTAACCTTTATCAAATctgtactttatattataaagctgaagagtttgtttgtacgcgctaatctcgggaactactggaccgatttcaaaaattattttggtgttagtccatttatcgaggaaggctatttggctataatatatcatctcgctaagaccaacaggagcagagcactgcaggtaaaaccgcggagtacagctaaatatatttatatgactgaccggttggcttggttggtagtggccctgccttccaagccagaggtcgtgggttcgattccctccagggcaaatatttgtgtgatgaccATAGATGTTTGCTGTATCTGGATGttcattatctatataagtatttat
Protein-coding sequences here:
- the LOC123692609 gene encoding protein transport protein Sec61 subunit alpha; this encodes MGIKFLEVIKPFCSILPEIAKPERKIQFREKVLWTAITLFIFLVCCQIPLFGIMSSDSADPFYWIRVILASNRGTLMELGISPIVTSGLIMQLLAGAKIIEVGDTPKDRALFNGAQKLFGMVITIGQAIVYVMTGMYGEPSEIGAGVCLLIIIQLFVAGLIVLLLDELLQKGYGLGSGISLFIATNICETIVWKAFSPATVNTGRGTEFEGAVIALFHLLATRPDKVRALREAFYRQNLPNLMNLLATVLVFAIVIYFQGFRVDLPIKSARYRGQYSSYPIKLFYTSNIPIILQSALVSNLYVISQMLAVKFSGNFLVNLLGVWADVGGGGPARAYPVGGLCYYFSPPESLAHIAQDPLHAVLYIFFMLGSCAFFSKTWIDVSGSSAKDVAKQLKEQQMVMRGHRDNSMIHELNRYIPTAAAFGGLCIGALSVLADFLGAIGSGTGILLAVTIIYQYFEIFVKEQAEMGGMSTLLF